From the genome of [Limnothrix rosea] IAM M-220:
ATCTCCCATTAATCCACCTGCAATAACTCCCCCTAAAGCCCAGAATCTTCCAGCCCATCATTTGAGATTCACCACTGAGCCTCATTACAATACAAAATCCCCACTGCCCATCGTTAGACCCAAGACCCCATGGCAATCACATATCCACGCAGCAAAAAAAAACGGGCGATCGCCGTACTCGAAAAACTTCACGAACTATATCCCAATGCTACATGCAGCCTTGACTACGAAACACCCGTACAATTAATGGTCGCCACAATTTTGTCAGCCCAATGTACCGATGAACGCGTGAATAAAGTAACACCAGCCCTATTCAAACGCTTTCCCGACGCACCAGCCTTCGCCGCCGCCGATATTGAAGAGCTGGAGCAGCTTGTGCGTTCAACTGGTTTTTATCGTAATAAAGCTAAAAATATACAGAAAGCCTGTCAACGGATTATGTCCGAATTCGAAGGCCATGTACCACAGACCATGGAAGAGCTATTGACCCTAGCCGGAGTAGCCCGTAAAACAGCAAACGTCGTCCTTGCCCATGCCTTCGGCATCATCTCAGGCGTAACAGTAGATACCCACGTGAAGCGATTGAGTAATCGACTGAGACTGACAAAATCAGACAATCCCATCCAAATTGAACGCGATTTAATGAAGCTCTTACCCCAGCCAGAATGGGAAAATTGGTCTATCCGATTGATTTACCACGGCCGTGCCATTTGTAACGCAAGAAAACCACAGTGCGAAAACTGTTCGATTGCAAACCTTTGTCCCTCAGCAGGAAAAGTTTAAATGAAATGAAATTAGATCAAGAAGCGGCTCGGCACCAAGCGAATACGACCAGCATCCATCTCAGACATGAGAAGCTCCAAAGCCTCATAATCAACATCAGAAACATGACCCTGACGAGTCAATTCCGAATTGATGGCGTTCTCGATTTCAGGGGTCATCTGCTTAATGAAAAGTGCTTTCTCAACTAAGCGACGAATCGCAAATGGAGTGTTCATAACAACAATTACTGAGTAATACCTAATTATTTAGA
Proteins encoded in this window:
- the nth gene encoding endonuclease III, coding for MAITYPRSKKKRAIAVLEKLHELYPNATCSLDYETPVQLMVATILSAQCTDERVNKVTPALFKRFPDAPAFAAADIEELEQLVRSTGFYRNKAKNIQKACQRIMSEFEGHVPQTMEELLTLAGVARKTANVVLAHAFGIISGVTVDTHVKRLSNRLRLTKSDNPIQIERDLMKLLPQPEWENWSIRLIYHGRAICNARKPQCENCSIANLCPSAGKV